The following proteins are co-located in the Eleginops maclovinus isolate JMC-PN-2008 ecotype Puerto Natales chromosome 23, JC_Emac_rtc_rv5, whole genome shotgun sequence genome:
- the pcdh18b gene encoding protocadherin-18b isoform X2, which yields MRETMKQTKGIIFSSALLKLLLLVAITRGASGKTLKYKVYEEQKVGTVIARLKEDVAGVLSKLPGSLTFRFRAMQRGSTPFLSVREEDGEISIGTKIDREKLCEKNFNCSIEFDVVTLPTEYLQLFHVEVEVLDINDNSPHFSRAIVPIEISESASVGTRIPLDGAVDADVGENSLNTYSLTPNNFFKIEVRTRTDGAKYAELVVMRDLDREVQSSYQLQLTASDNGVPPKSGSTLVKISISDSNDNSPAFEEQAYIINFVENSPLGTLIIDLNATDPDEGTNGKIVYSFSSHVPPKILETFKINPESGHITLIKKVDFESTASYELDVQAQDMGPNSIPGLCKIVVKVVDVNDNKPEININLMTPGKEEVAYISEGAPVDTFIALVRVDDSDAGLNGEVVCRLHGHGHFRLQKTYEKNYMILTNVSLDREKRSEYSLTVIAEDRGSPSLSTIKHFTVQVLDENDNPPRFEKSRYEVFKSENNSPGAYLMTLVASDPDLGTNGQITYSIVDALVQGSPISTYVTIDPSNGAIYALRSFDHEDVSRIAFTVQARDGGNPVLSTNTTVLLTVLDENDNPPIIHSPSLRNHTAELSVWKYASPGQLITVLKVTDRDAGTNGEMSCAIVGGNEDGLFVMDARRCELRTNASLEQAPREVMEIRVEVQDRGTIRLSTGALFRLSLQENMDILPPLYPTGSSQAPLDLSLIVIISLGAVCALLLIVMVMFATARCNREKKDPRHNYNCRVAENSYQNHPKKPARQIHKADITLVPTVNGTLPVRAHPRSPSASPTPERGTLGSRQSHHSRQSLNSLVTISSNHVAENFALELAHATPPVEGQYQPRPSFRGNKYTRSYRYALNEMDKFSLKDSGRGDSEAGDSDYEPGRESPMDRLLGEGFTEIYAPDGQHRTHAATRLCTEECRVLGHSDQCWMPPLASPASSSDYRSNLYIPGEESRQASETSQEKTPQPCTDSGPTRNQSFSTFGKDLGGEEDREEVEGGAGGDEAGDEDLCGTTSLLSEMSSVFQRLLPQGLDSYVQVNENQKGTCLSGVGVPLTGSLDRRRGHLPGKPNPSIHQQGVAAWAANTHFQNPGSSIGPSGHHQGGSYHTLKPSTKLSSQSGHKGTQAPKNSPQNSGHTSKPHSSPLLTALVSPTLVHSSPAPVPVPVALCPSSKWLPAMEEIPENYEEDDFDSVRSHLQGKRSDSRHELVDASELVAEINKLLQDVRQS from the exons ATGAGGGAAACAATGAAACAAACCAAAGGAATTATTTTCTCCTCTGCACTGCTCAAGCTTCTGCTTTTGGTCGCGATTACGCGTGGTGCCAGCGGTAAGACTTTGAAATATAAAGTTTATGAGGAACAGAAAGTGGGCACGGTGATTGCACGGTTAAAGGAAGATGTAGCAGGGGTTTTATCAAAACTACCCGGCTCCCTGACCTTTCGGTTCCGCGCAATGCAACGAGGGAGTACGCCGTTCCTCTCTGTCCGGGAGGAGGACGGGGAGATCAGCATTGGCACCAAAATCGACCGTGAGAAGCTTTGTGAGAAAAATTTTAACTGCTCAATTGAATTTGATGTGGTCACACTGCCGACAGAGTACCTGCAGCTGTTCCATGTTGAAGTGGAGGTGCTGGACATCAACGACAATTCCCCCCACTTCTCCCGCGCCATTGTCCCTATTGAGATCTCGGAGAGCGCATCCGTGGGGACCCGCATACCGCTGGACGGCGCAGTGGATGCAGACGTCGGGGAAAACTCCCTGAACACATATTCTCTAACACCCAATAACTTCTTTAAGATCGAAGTGAGGACACGGACGGATGGGGCTAAATACGCAGAGCTGGTGGTGATGAGGGATTTGGACCGGGAGGTGCAGTCCAGCTACCAGCTCCAGCTAACGGCCTCCGATAATGGTGTTCCTCCAAAGTCGGGCTCCACTTTGGTAAAGATCAGCATCTCGGATTCCAATGACAACAGCCCAGCCTTTGAGGAGCAGGCTTATATTATCAATTTTGTGGAAAACTCTCCCCTAGGGACTCTGATCATTGATTTAAACGCCACAGATCCAGATGAGGGCACTAATGGGAAAATTGTCTACTCGTTCAGCAGCCATGTCCCACCAAAGATCTTGGAAACATTTAAGATCAACCCAGAAAGTGGCCACATTACCCTTATTAAAAAAGTGGACTTTGAGAGCACTGCTTCCTATGAGCTGGATGTTCAGGCTCAGGACATGGGCCCTAATTCCATTCCTGGACTTTGCAAAATTGTTGTTAAAGTGGTGGATGTAAATGACAACAAACCAGAGATAAATATCAACCTGATGACGCCTGGCAAAGAGGAAGTGGCCTACATTTCGGAGGGGGCCCCAGTGGACACCTTCATAGCTCTGGTTCGTGTTGATGACAGCGACGCTGGGCTGAATGGGGAGGTGGTGTGCAGGCTGCACGGCCATGGACACTTCAGACTCCAGAAGACCTACGAGAAGAACTACATGATCCTCACTAATGTATCGCTGGACCGGGAGAAGAGGTCAGAGTACAGTCTAACCGTCATAGCAGAGGACCGGGGCTCCCCCAGCCTCTCCACCATCAAACACTTCACTGTTCAGGTGCTGGATGAAAACGACAATCCCCCACGTTTTGAAAAGAGCCGTTACGAGGTCTTCAAATCCGAGAACAACTCTCCTGGAGCATACCTCATGACCCTGGTGGCCTCAGATCCAGATCTGGGCACCAATGGCCAGATCACCTACAGCATCGTAGACGCTCTGGTTCAGGGGAGCCCCATCTCCACCTACGTCACCATTGACCCTTCAAATGGCGCCATCTATGCCTTACGCAGTTTTGACCATGAAGACGTCAGCCGGATCGCCTTCACCGTTCAGGCCCGTGATGGGGGAAACCCTGTGCTGTCCACCAACACCACGGTCCTGTTAACTGTCCTGGATGAAAACGACAACCCGCCCATAATCCACTCCCCTTCTCTCCGGAATCACACCGCTGAGCTGTCGGTGTGGAAGTACGCATCACCTGGTCAGCTGATCACCGTGCTTAAAGTCACAGACCGCGACGCCGGCACCAACGGAGAGATGAGCTGTGCCATCGTTGGTGGCAACGAGGATGGGCTCTTTGTGATGGATGCCAGGCGCTGTGAGCTCAGAACCAACGCCAGCCTGGAGCAGGCTCCACGGGAAGTGATGGAAATCAGGGTGGAGGTGCAGGACAGGGGCACCATCCGGCTGTCCACAGGGGCCCTCTTCAGGCTGTCCCTGCAGGAGAACATGGACATCCTCCCCCCCCTCTACCCCACAGGCTCCAGCCAGGCTCCGCTGGATCTCTCCCTCATCGTCATCATCTCTCTGGGCGCTGTTTGTGCTCTGCTACTCATCGTCATGGTGATGTTTGCCACTGCTCGCTGCAACCGCGAGAAGAAAGATCCGAGACACAACTACAACTGCCGTGTGGCCGAGAACAGCTACCAGAACCACCCCAAGAAGCCAGCCAGGCAGATCCACAAAGCAGATATCACCCTGGTCCCCACGGTTAATGGGACTCTGCCTGTACGGGCCCACCCCCGCTCCCCCTCAGCCTCCCCCACCCCCGAAAGAGGCACCCTGGGGAGCAGGCAGAGCCATCACAGCCGCCAGTCCCTCAACAGCCTGGTCACCATCTCCTCCAATCACGTGGCAGAGAACTTTGCCCTAGAGCTGGCACACGCCACGCCTCCTGTAGAG GGCCAGTACCAGCCACGACCCAGCTTCAGAGGCAACAAATACACCAGGAGCTACAG ATACGCGCTGAATGAGATGGACAAGTTCAGTCTGAAGGACAGCGGGCGTGGGGACAGTGAGGCAGGGGACAGCGACTACGAGCCTGGCCGGGAGTCCCCCATGGACAGGCTCCTTGGTGAGGGCTTTACTGAGATATATGCCCCTGATGGCCAGCACAGAACGCATGCAG CTACGAGACTGTGCACAGAGGAGTGTCGTGTGCTGGGACACTCAGATCAGTGCTGGATGCCCCCCCTGGCCTCCCCCGCCTCTTCCTCTGACTACCGCAGCAACCTCTACATCCCTGGGGAAGAATCCCGCCAAGCATCCGAAACCTCCCAGGAAAAGACCCCGCAGCCCTGCACTGACAGCGGACCCACCCGGAACCAAAGCTTCTCCACCTTCGGCAAGGACCTGGGGGGTGAAGAGGACAGAGAAGAAGTGGAGGGGGGGGCTGGTGGGGACGAGGCTGGAGATGAAGACTTGTGTGGGACCACGTCGCTGCTGTCAGAGATGAGCAGTGTGTTCCAGCGCCTGTTACCCCAGGGGCTGGACTCGTACGTGCAGGTCAACGAGAACCAGAAGGGGACTTGTCTCAGCGGGGTGGGGGTACCATTGACTGGATCTTTAGACCGCAGGAGGGGTCATCTTCCTGGCAAGCCCAACCCCTCCATCCACCAGCAGGGCGTAGCAGCCTGGGCCGCGAACACCCACTTCCAGAACCCGGGCAGCAGCATCGGCCCTTCCGGCCACCACCAGGGGGGCAGCTACCACACCCTCAAACCCAGCACCAAGCTCAGCTCCCAGAGCGGCCACAAGGGCACACAGGCCCCTAAAAACAGCCCCCAGAACAGTGGCCACACATCCAAACCCCATAGCAGCCCCCTCCTCACGGCACTGGTCAGTCCCACTCTGGTGCACTCCTCCCCAGCCCCGGTGCCGGTGCCGGTGGCGCTCTGCCCCTCCTCCAAATGGCTCCCGGCCATGGAGGAGATCCCGGAGAACTACGAGGAGGACGACTTTGACTCTGTGCGCAGCCACCTGCAGGGCAAGCGCAGCGACAGCCGGCACGAGCTGGTGGACGCCAGCGAGCTTGTGGCCGAGATCAACAAACTCCTACAGGACGTCCGGCAGAGCtag
- the pcdh18b gene encoding protocadherin-18b isoform X3, whose product MRETMKQTKGIIFSSALLKLLLLVAITRGASGKTLKYKVYEEQKVGTVIARLKEDVAGVLSKLPGSLTFRFRAMQRGSTPFLSVREEDGEISIGTKIDREKLCEKNFNCSIEFDVVTLPTEYLQLFHVEVEVLDINDNSPHFSRAIVPIEISESASVGTRIPLDGAVDADVGENSLNTYSLTPNNFFKIEVRTRTDGAKYAELVVMRDLDREVQSSYQLQLTASDNGVPPKSGSTLVKISISDSNDNSPAFEEQAYIINFVENSPLGTLIIDLNATDPDEGTNGKIVYSFSSHVPPKILETFKINPESGHITLIKKVDFESTASYELDVQAQDMGPNSIPGLCKIVVKVVDVNDNKPEININLMTPGKEEVAYISEGAPVDTFIALVRVDDSDAGLNGEVVCRLHGHGHFRLQKTYEKNYMILTNVSLDREKRSEYSLTVIAEDRGSPSLSTIKHFTVQVLDENDNPPRFEKSRYEVFKSENNSPGAYLMTLVASDPDLGTNGQITYSIVDALVQGSPISTYVTIDPSNGAIYALRSFDHEDVSRIAFTVQARDGGNPVLSTNTTVLLTVLDENDNPPIIHSPSLRNHTAELSVWKYASPGQLITVLKVTDRDAGTNGEMSCAIVGGNEDGLFVMDARRCELRTNASLEQAPREVMEIRVEVQDRGTIRLSTGALFRLSLQENMDILPPLYPTGSSQAPLDLSLIVIISLGAVCALLLIVMVMFATARCNREKKDPRHNYNCRVAENSYQNHPKKPARQIHKADITLVPTVNGTLPVRAHPRSPSASPTPERGTLGSRQSHHSRQSLNSLVTISSNHVAENFALELAHATPPVEQVSQLLSMLHQGQYQPRPSFRGNKYTRSYRYALNEMDKFSLKDSGRGDSEAGDSDYEPGRESPMDRLLATRLCTEECRVLGHSDQCWMPPLASPASSSDYRSNLYIPGEESRQASETSQEKTPQPCTDSGPTRNQSFSTFGKDLGGEEDREEVEGGAGGDEAGDEDLCGTTSLLSEMSSVFQRLLPQGLDSYVQVNENQKGTCLSGVGVPLTGSLDRRRGHLPGKPNPSIHQQGVAAWAANTHFQNPGSSIGPSGHHQGGSYHTLKPSTKLSSQSGHKGTQAPKNSPQNSGHTSKPHSSPLLTALVSPTLVHSSPAPVPVPVALCPSSKWLPAMEEIPENYEEDDFDSVRSHLQGKRSDSRHELVDASELVAEINKLLQDVRQS is encoded by the exons ATGAGGGAAACAATGAAACAAACCAAAGGAATTATTTTCTCCTCTGCACTGCTCAAGCTTCTGCTTTTGGTCGCGATTACGCGTGGTGCCAGCGGTAAGACTTTGAAATATAAAGTTTATGAGGAACAGAAAGTGGGCACGGTGATTGCACGGTTAAAGGAAGATGTAGCAGGGGTTTTATCAAAACTACCCGGCTCCCTGACCTTTCGGTTCCGCGCAATGCAACGAGGGAGTACGCCGTTCCTCTCTGTCCGGGAGGAGGACGGGGAGATCAGCATTGGCACCAAAATCGACCGTGAGAAGCTTTGTGAGAAAAATTTTAACTGCTCAATTGAATTTGATGTGGTCACACTGCCGACAGAGTACCTGCAGCTGTTCCATGTTGAAGTGGAGGTGCTGGACATCAACGACAATTCCCCCCACTTCTCCCGCGCCATTGTCCCTATTGAGATCTCGGAGAGCGCATCCGTGGGGACCCGCATACCGCTGGACGGCGCAGTGGATGCAGACGTCGGGGAAAACTCCCTGAACACATATTCTCTAACACCCAATAACTTCTTTAAGATCGAAGTGAGGACACGGACGGATGGGGCTAAATACGCAGAGCTGGTGGTGATGAGGGATTTGGACCGGGAGGTGCAGTCCAGCTACCAGCTCCAGCTAACGGCCTCCGATAATGGTGTTCCTCCAAAGTCGGGCTCCACTTTGGTAAAGATCAGCATCTCGGATTCCAATGACAACAGCCCAGCCTTTGAGGAGCAGGCTTATATTATCAATTTTGTGGAAAACTCTCCCCTAGGGACTCTGATCATTGATTTAAACGCCACAGATCCAGATGAGGGCACTAATGGGAAAATTGTCTACTCGTTCAGCAGCCATGTCCCACCAAAGATCTTGGAAACATTTAAGATCAACCCAGAAAGTGGCCACATTACCCTTATTAAAAAAGTGGACTTTGAGAGCACTGCTTCCTATGAGCTGGATGTTCAGGCTCAGGACATGGGCCCTAATTCCATTCCTGGACTTTGCAAAATTGTTGTTAAAGTGGTGGATGTAAATGACAACAAACCAGAGATAAATATCAACCTGATGACGCCTGGCAAAGAGGAAGTGGCCTACATTTCGGAGGGGGCCCCAGTGGACACCTTCATAGCTCTGGTTCGTGTTGATGACAGCGACGCTGGGCTGAATGGGGAGGTGGTGTGCAGGCTGCACGGCCATGGACACTTCAGACTCCAGAAGACCTACGAGAAGAACTACATGATCCTCACTAATGTATCGCTGGACCGGGAGAAGAGGTCAGAGTACAGTCTAACCGTCATAGCAGAGGACCGGGGCTCCCCCAGCCTCTCCACCATCAAACACTTCACTGTTCAGGTGCTGGATGAAAACGACAATCCCCCACGTTTTGAAAAGAGCCGTTACGAGGTCTTCAAATCCGAGAACAACTCTCCTGGAGCATACCTCATGACCCTGGTGGCCTCAGATCCAGATCTGGGCACCAATGGCCAGATCACCTACAGCATCGTAGACGCTCTGGTTCAGGGGAGCCCCATCTCCACCTACGTCACCATTGACCCTTCAAATGGCGCCATCTATGCCTTACGCAGTTTTGACCATGAAGACGTCAGCCGGATCGCCTTCACCGTTCAGGCCCGTGATGGGGGAAACCCTGTGCTGTCCACCAACACCACGGTCCTGTTAACTGTCCTGGATGAAAACGACAACCCGCCCATAATCCACTCCCCTTCTCTCCGGAATCACACCGCTGAGCTGTCGGTGTGGAAGTACGCATCACCTGGTCAGCTGATCACCGTGCTTAAAGTCACAGACCGCGACGCCGGCACCAACGGAGAGATGAGCTGTGCCATCGTTGGTGGCAACGAGGATGGGCTCTTTGTGATGGATGCCAGGCGCTGTGAGCTCAGAACCAACGCCAGCCTGGAGCAGGCTCCACGGGAAGTGATGGAAATCAGGGTGGAGGTGCAGGACAGGGGCACCATCCGGCTGTCCACAGGGGCCCTCTTCAGGCTGTCCCTGCAGGAGAACATGGACATCCTCCCCCCCCTCTACCCCACAGGCTCCAGCCAGGCTCCGCTGGATCTCTCCCTCATCGTCATCATCTCTCTGGGCGCTGTTTGTGCTCTGCTACTCATCGTCATGGTGATGTTTGCCACTGCTCGCTGCAACCGCGAGAAGAAAGATCCGAGACACAACTACAACTGCCGTGTGGCCGAGAACAGCTACCAGAACCACCCCAAGAAGCCAGCCAGGCAGATCCACAAAGCAGATATCACCCTGGTCCCCACGGTTAATGGGACTCTGCCTGTACGGGCCCACCCCCGCTCCCCCTCAGCCTCCCCCACCCCCGAAAGAGGCACCCTGGGGAGCAGGCAGAGCCATCACAGCCGCCAGTCCCTCAACAGCCTGGTCACCATCTCCTCCAATCACGTGGCAGAGAACTTTGCCCTAGAGCTGGCACACGCCACGCCTCCTGTAGAG CAAGTCTCACAGCTTCTGTCCATGCTCCATCAGGGCCAGTACCAGCCACGACCCAGCTTCAGAGGCAACAAATACACCAGGAGCTACAG ATACGCGCTGAATGAGATGGACAAGTTCAGTCTGAAGGACAGCGGGCGTGGGGACAGTGAGGCAGGGGACAGCGACTACGAGCCTGGCCGGGAGTCCCCCATGGACAGGCTCCTTG CTACGAGACTGTGCACAGAGGAGTGTCGTGTGCTGGGACACTCAGATCAGTGCTGGATGCCCCCCCTGGCCTCCCCCGCCTCTTCCTCTGACTACCGCAGCAACCTCTACATCCCTGGGGAAGAATCCCGCCAAGCATCCGAAACCTCCCAGGAAAAGACCCCGCAGCCCTGCACTGACAGCGGACCCACCCGGAACCAAAGCTTCTCCACCTTCGGCAAGGACCTGGGGGGTGAAGAGGACAGAGAAGAAGTGGAGGGGGGGGCTGGTGGGGACGAGGCTGGAGATGAAGACTTGTGTGGGACCACGTCGCTGCTGTCAGAGATGAGCAGTGTGTTCCAGCGCCTGTTACCCCAGGGGCTGGACTCGTACGTGCAGGTCAACGAGAACCAGAAGGGGACTTGTCTCAGCGGGGTGGGGGTACCATTGACTGGATCTTTAGACCGCAGGAGGGGTCATCTTCCTGGCAAGCCCAACCCCTCCATCCACCAGCAGGGCGTAGCAGCCTGGGCCGCGAACACCCACTTCCAGAACCCGGGCAGCAGCATCGGCCCTTCCGGCCACCACCAGGGGGGCAGCTACCACACCCTCAAACCCAGCACCAAGCTCAGCTCCCAGAGCGGCCACAAGGGCACACAGGCCCCTAAAAACAGCCCCCAGAACAGTGGCCACACATCCAAACCCCATAGCAGCCCCCTCCTCACGGCACTGGTCAGTCCCACTCTGGTGCACTCCTCCCCAGCCCCGGTGCCGGTGCCGGTGGCGCTCTGCCCCTCCTCCAAATGGCTCCCGGCCATGGAGGAGATCCCGGAGAACTACGAGGAGGACGACTTTGACTCTGTGCGCAGCCACCTGCAGGGCAAGCGCAGCGACAGCCGGCACGAGCTGGTGGACGCCAGCGAGCTTGTGGCCGAGATCAACAAACTCCTACAGGACGTCCGGCAGAGCtag
- the pcdh18b gene encoding protocadherin-18b isoform X1, with translation MRETMKQTKGIIFSSALLKLLLLVAITRGASGKTLKYKVYEEQKVGTVIARLKEDVAGVLSKLPGSLTFRFRAMQRGSTPFLSVREEDGEISIGTKIDREKLCEKNFNCSIEFDVVTLPTEYLQLFHVEVEVLDINDNSPHFSRAIVPIEISESASVGTRIPLDGAVDADVGENSLNTYSLTPNNFFKIEVRTRTDGAKYAELVVMRDLDREVQSSYQLQLTASDNGVPPKSGSTLVKISISDSNDNSPAFEEQAYIINFVENSPLGTLIIDLNATDPDEGTNGKIVYSFSSHVPPKILETFKINPESGHITLIKKVDFESTASYELDVQAQDMGPNSIPGLCKIVVKVVDVNDNKPEININLMTPGKEEVAYISEGAPVDTFIALVRVDDSDAGLNGEVVCRLHGHGHFRLQKTYEKNYMILTNVSLDREKRSEYSLTVIAEDRGSPSLSTIKHFTVQVLDENDNPPRFEKSRYEVFKSENNSPGAYLMTLVASDPDLGTNGQITYSIVDALVQGSPISTYVTIDPSNGAIYALRSFDHEDVSRIAFTVQARDGGNPVLSTNTTVLLTVLDENDNPPIIHSPSLRNHTAELSVWKYASPGQLITVLKVTDRDAGTNGEMSCAIVGGNEDGLFVMDARRCELRTNASLEQAPREVMEIRVEVQDRGTIRLSTGALFRLSLQENMDILPPLYPTGSSQAPLDLSLIVIISLGAVCALLLIVMVMFATARCNREKKDPRHNYNCRVAENSYQNHPKKPARQIHKADITLVPTVNGTLPVRAHPRSPSASPTPERGTLGSRQSHHSRQSLNSLVTISSNHVAENFALELAHATPPVEQVSQLLSMLHQGQYQPRPSFRGNKYTRSYRYALNEMDKFSLKDSGRGDSEAGDSDYEPGRESPMDRLLGEGFTEIYAPDGQHRTHAATRLCTEECRVLGHSDQCWMPPLASPASSSDYRSNLYIPGEESRQASETSQEKTPQPCTDSGPTRNQSFSTFGKDLGGEEDREEVEGGAGGDEAGDEDLCGTTSLLSEMSSVFQRLLPQGLDSYVQVNENQKGTCLSGVGVPLTGSLDRRRGHLPGKPNPSIHQQGVAAWAANTHFQNPGSSIGPSGHHQGGSYHTLKPSTKLSSQSGHKGTQAPKNSPQNSGHTSKPHSSPLLTALVSPTLVHSSPAPVPVPVALCPSSKWLPAMEEIPENYEEDDFDSVRSHLQGKRSDSRHELVDASELVAEINKLLQDVRQS, from the exons ATGAGGGAAACAATGAAACAAACCAAAGGAATTATTTTCTCCTCTGCACTGCTCAAGCTTCTGCTTTTGGTCGCGATTACGCGTGGTGCCAGCGGTAAGACTTTGAAATATAAAGTTTATGAGGAACAGAAAGTGGGCACGGTGATTGCACGGTTAAAGGAAGATGTAGCAGGGGTTTTATCAAAACTACCCGGCTCCCTGACCTTTCGGTTCCGCGCAATGCAACGAGGGAGTACGCCGTTCCTCTCTGTCCGGGAGGAGGACGGGGAGATCAGCATTGGCACCAAAATCGACCGTGAGAAGCTTTGTGAGAAAAATTTTAACTGCTCAATTGAATTTGATGTGGTCACACTGCCGACAGAGTACCTGCAGCTGTTCCATGTTGAAGTGGAGGTGCTGGACATCAACGACAATTCCCCCCACTTCTCCCGCGCCATTGTCCCTATTGAGATCTCGGAGAGCGCATCCGTGGGGACCCGCATACCGCTGGACGGCGCAGTGGATGCAGACGTCGGGGAAAACTCCCTGAACACATATTCTCTAACACCCAATAACTTCTTTAAGATCGAAGTGAGGACACGGACGGATGGGGCTAAATACGCAGAGCTGGTGGTGATGAGGGATTTGGACCGGGAGGTGCAGTCCAGCTACCAGCTCCAGCTAACGGCCTCCGATAATGGTGTTCCTCCAAAGTCGGGCTCCACTTTGGTAAAGATCAGCATCTCGGATTCCAATGACAACAGCCCAGCCTTTGAGGAGCAGGCTTATATTATCAATTTTGTGGAAAACTCTCCCCTAGGGACTCTGATCATTGATTTAAACGCCACAGATCCAGATGAGGGCACTAATGGGAAAATTGTCTACTCGTTCAGCAGCCATGTCCCACCAAAGATCTTGGAAACATTTAAGATCAACCCAGAAAGTGGCCACATTACCCTTATTAAAAAAGTGGACTTTGAGAGCACTGCTTCCTATGAGCTGGATGTTCAGGCTCAGGACATGGGCCCTAATTCCATTCCTGGACTTTGCAAAATTGTTGTTAAAGTGGTGGATGTAAATGACAACAAACCAGAGATAAATATCAACCTGATGACGCCTGGCAAAGAGGAAGTGGCCTACATTTCGGAGGGGGCCCCAGTGGACACCTTCATAGCTCTGGTTCGTGTTGATGACAGCGACGCTGGGCTGAATGGGGAGGTGGTGTGCAGGCTGCACGGCCATGGACACTTCAGACTCCAGAAGACCTACGAGAAGAACTACATGATCCTCACTAATGTATCGCTGGACCGGGAGAAGAGGTCAGAGTACAGTCTAACCGTCATAGCAGAGGACCGGGGCTCCCCCAGCCTCTCCACCATCAAACACTTCACTGTTCAGGTGCTGGATGAAAACGACAATCCCCCACGTTTTGAAAAGAGCCGTTACGAGGTCTTCAAATCCGAGAACAACTCTCCTGGAGCATACCTCATGACCCTGGTGGCCTCAGATCCAGATCTGGGCACCAATGGCCAGATCACCTACAGCATCGTAGACGCTCTGGTTCAGGGGAGCCCCATCTCCACCTACGTCACCATTGACCCTTCAAATGGCGCCATCTATGCCTTACGCAGTTTTGACCATGAAGACGTCAGCCGGATCGCCTTCACCGTTCAGGCCCGTGATGGGGGAAACCCTGTGCTGTCCACCAACACCACGGTCCTGTTAACTGTCCTGGATGAAAACGACAACCCGCCCATAATCCACTCCCCTTCTCTCCGGAATCACACCGCTGAGCTGTCGGTGTGGAAGTACGCATCACCTGGTCAGCTGATCACCGTGCTTAAAGTCACAGACCGCGACGCCGGCACCAACGGAGAGATGAGCTGTGCCATCGTTGGTGGCAACGAGGATGGGCTCTTTGTGATGGATGCCAGGCGCTGTGAGCTCAGAACCAACGCCAGCCTGGAGCAGGCTCCACGGGAAGTGATGGAAATCAGGGTGGAGGTGCAGGACAGGGGCACCATCCGGCTGTCCACAGGGGCCCTCTTCAGGCTGTCCCTGCAGGAGAACATGGACATCCTCCCCCCCCTCTACCCCACAGGCTCCAGCCAGGCTCCGCTGGATCTCTCCCTCATCGTCATCATCTCTCTGGGCGCTGTTTGTGCTCTGCTACTCATCGTCATGGTGATGTTTGCCACTGCTCGCTGCAACCGCGAGAAGAAAGATCCGAGACACAACTACAACTGCCGTGTGGCCGAGAACAGCTACCAGAACCACCCCAAGAAGCCAGCCAGGCAGATCCACAAAGCAGATATCACCCTGGTCCCCACGGTTAATGGGACTCTGCCTGTACGGGCCCACCCCCGCTCCCCCTCAGCCTCCCCCACCCCCGAAAGAGGCACCCTGGGGAGCAGGCAGAGCCATCACAGCCGCCAGTCCCTCAACAGCCTGGTCACCATCTCCTCCAATCACGTGGCAGAGAACTTTGCCCTAGAGCTGGCACACGCCACGCCTCCTGTAGAG CAAGTCTCACAGCTTCTGTCCATGCTCCATCAGGGCCAGTACCAGCCACGACCCAGCTTCAGAGGCAACAAATACACCAGGAGCTACAG ATACGCGCTGAATGAGATGGACAAGTTCAGTCTGAAGGACAGCGGGCGTGGGGACAGTGAGGCAGGGGACAGCGACTACGAGCCTGGCCGGGAGTCCCCCATGGACAGGCTCCTTGGTGAGGGCTTTACTGAGATATATGCCCCTGATGGCCAGCACAGAACGCATGCAG CTACGAGACTGTGCACAGAGGAGTGTCGTGTGCTGGGACACTCAGATCAGTGCTGGATGCCCCCCCTGGCCTCCCCCGCCTCTTCCTCTGACTACCGCAGCAACCTCTACATCCCTGGGGAAGAATCCCGCCAAGCATCCGAAACCTCCCAGGAAAAGACCCCGCAGCCCTGCACTGACAGCGGACCCACCCGGAACCAAAGCTTCTCCACCTTCGGCAAGGACCTGGGGGGTGAAGAGGACAGAGAAGAAGTGGAGGGGGGGGCTGGTGGGGACGAGGCTGGAGATGAAGACTTGTGTGGGACCACGTCGCTGCTGTCAGAGATGAGCAGTGTGTTCCAGCGCCTGTTACCCCAGGGGCTGGACTCGTACGTGCAGGTCAACGAGAACCAGAAGGGGACTTGTCTCAGCGGGGTGGGGGTACCATTGACTGGATCTTTAGACCGCAGGAGGGGTCATCTTCCTGGCAAGCCCAACCCCTCCATCCACCAGCAGGGCGTAGCAGCCTGGGCCGCGAACACCCACTTCCAGAACCCGGGCAGCAGCATCGGCCCTTCCGGCCACCACCAGGGGGGCAGCTACCACACCCTCAAACCCAGCACCAAGCTCAGCTCCCAGAGCGGCCACAAGGGCACACAGGCCCCTAAAAACAGCCCCCAGAACAGTGGCCACACATCCAAACCCCATAGCAGCCCCCTCCTCACGGCACTGGTCAGTCCCACTCTGGTGCACTCCTCCCCAGCCCCGGTGCCGGTGCCGGTGGCGCTCTGCCCCTCCTCCAAATGGCTCCCGGCCATGGAGGAGATCCCGGAGAACTACGAGGAGGACGACTTTGACTCTGTGCGCAGCCACCTGCAGGGCAAGCGCAGCGACAGCCGGCACGAGCTGGTGGACGCCAGCGAGCTTGTGGCCGAGATCAACAAACTCCTACAGGACGTCCGGCAGAGCtag